The DNA segment CTTGGCCAAATCGATCTCCAACTGCTTGTTCGCGGCGATCAACTCATCAAGGTGCTTCACCTTGATGGTCAAGGATTGAATGTCGGTGTCCAACTTGGCGATTTCGGTCTGCAGACCCGAGATGATCACGGTCTTGGGCTCGACGACGTAGTAATAGAATCCCACCACAATACCCGCAAGAAAAAGCCCCAGCAGCGCGATCTTCTGCGTCAGGGGAACGCTGCGGAGAGATTCAAGGTTGAGACCGGACAGCGCCATATCAGCCTTTCAGTGCGAATCCGAGCTTAAACTGATACACGTTGATCTTGCTCTCTTGCGCAGAGCGGCTCTCCAACAACCTGATGTTGGCGAAATAATCCGTTCGTCGCAGGTTGTTGACGAATTCCACGATATCGTCGTTGGAAAGGGCCCGCCCTTCCAGCTCCACGTTATTGCCCTGCACGCTCAATCGGACAAGCCATACCTTCAGCGGTTCCAGACTCTGGCTGACGTAATCCAGGACACGGACGGGACCCGAACGCGATTTCTCTAACTGCTCGATGATACGATTCTTATCCTCGAGCAGCTTCTTCTTGGCTTCAAAATCCTCGACCTGTTTGAGCTGCTCTTTGAGCAGCGCCAACTGCTTTTCTTTCTCCTGCTTCTCGGTCTGGTGTCGTTCGATCTCGTCGTCCAACGATGAAGAATACCACCAGCACCCGGCCAGAGTGATCACGAGAGCTCCGATCGCCAGCAACGCCTCGGCTCTGACATCCCACTGCTGCTTGGGCTTCCGTCCCTTCGGCCCCTGGAGGAGGTTGATTCTGATCATCGATCACCCACCATCCGGAGCGCCAATCCCACACCGACCGCGGCGAGCGGGGCCAACTCCTCCAATGCTTCCGGATCCACACCGCTGACCGAGGTGTCGATTTCGTTGAAAGGGTTCGCGATCTCGACTTCAATGTGCATCCGGTCGCGCAACTGCTGGAGTAGCCCTGTAACTTTCGCGCCTCCTCCGCACAACAAGACCCGATCAATGTCCCCTTCCGGAGACGTTGTCCTGAAGTAGTCGACCGTCCTCGCAATCTCCGACGCCACCTCCGCGTTCACGCTGTCGATGACGCTGACGATGGTTTGCCGATCGCTCCCCTCGACACGCCGGCCTTTCTTCGCTTCTTCCGCGTCCTCATACGACATGCCCATCTCCCGCTGGATGGCTTCGGTATAACGATTGCCCCCCAGCGGAATGTCGCGGGTGAACAGAGAGGTCCCACCCTTGACGATGTTCACGTTCATGACACTGGCCCCGAGATTGACCAAAGTGGTGGTATCTTCCTGCGCCACCGGATAATTAATCGCGTGCATGTTCTCGACAGCAAACGCATCGACATCCATGACGACGGGAATCAAACCGGCCCCTTTGACTAATTCGGTCAGTTCGTTGACTTTGTCCTTTTTGGCTGCGACCAGAATGATGGACATCTGCGGTTCGGCATCGTCGCCGACTTCCGAGGGATTCAGCACATGGAAATCCAGATTGACCTCATTGATGTCGAAAGGGATGTACTGTTCGGCGGCAAGCTTCACCTGTTCTTCAAGTTCCTCCTCCGGCATCGGCGGCAAGGTAATTTTCTTGATGATCACGGCATGTCCGGAAATGGAAATCGCGACGTTCTTCAATTTGACGTTGTTTTCTTCCATCAGTTCCTTGATGGCCGAAACAACCCGCGCCTCGTCCATCACCGTTCCGTCCACGATCACCTCAGGTTCAAGAGCCCGTACGCCGAATTTCTGCAGCACATAGCGTCCCCTGTTCTCTTTGAGTTGGACCAGCTTAATCCCGCTCGAACCGATGTCTAACCCGACAAGCTGACGCTTCGGGGAAAACATCGAAAAGACATCGGTCTCGAGCAGGCTCTTGAACGAACCGAGCATGAGTCAACCTTTCAGAGGACCACTTTCCGAGCCCGAATGACTTTTTTGATCTCCTTGACGTTCTCTGGCGTGTAGAGCCTCCAGTTCCGCCAGTCGCGAGGTGGGCCCGAGATCAACCCTTCACGCTCCCATCGGAACAGGGTCGCTCGGGAAACGTCGAAGAGGTCACAAATCTGATTGGTCTTGTACCACTTCTTCTTGTTCTTTGAAACGGTTTTCGATTTCTTCACAAATCCGCCGCAGCCCCACTTAAGAAATGCAGACGATTGAAGTTACGAGGTAAGTATAGTCAATATGCTATACCTGTCAAGCAAACACTCGATGCGCACACGCGGCTAGGATTTGTGAAGATCACGATGCACGAGCGTGACCTCGTGCCCCATGCCGACGAGACTGTCCCGCAAACGGATGGCGAGCGCAACGGAACGATGGCGTCCGCCTGTGCAACCGAACGCAATGGTCAAATAGCTGCGACGCTCACGTTCGAATAGGGGAATAAGGAACTTGAGCATGCCCTCCACCAGCCCGAGGAATGCGATGGCGTCGGGATCGTTGAGAACATAGGTTCTGACCCGAGAGTCCTCGCCTGTAAGCGGTTTAAGGTCCGGAACAAAGAAGGGATTGCGCAGGAAGCGGACGTCAAACAACAGATCGATGTCGTAGGGAACGCCGAACTTGAACCCGAACGTCACCAAAGAGATCGTGAGGCGATGCGGCCCGTCCTCGCGTTTGAATTGGCGCGCGAGAAGGTCTTTCAGTTCGTGCACAGTCAGGTCGGATGTATCAATGATGCGGTCTGCTTGACGACGCAGCTCAGTCATCCGTTCCTTTTCGAAACGCACGCCCTCCAGAACCGGCAAATGCGGCAACAAGGGATGGGGGCGGCGCGACTCGGAAAACCGACGTACGAGCACCTCCTCCCTGGCTTCCAAAAACACCAACTCGATGGAATGGCCCAAGGCCTTGATCCGATCAAGGATTCCCATTAAATCCGAGAAAAACACCCGTTCCCGAATATCAATTCCGAGCGCCACGTTTTTGATCTCACCGCCCTGCTGATTGCAGAGATCGACGAAGGTGGGCAGAAGCGCTGCCGGGAGGTTGTCCACGCAAAAGTACCCCGTGTCTTCGAAAAATTTGAGCGCGTGGGTTTTCCCCGAACCGGACAGACCGCTGATGATCACGAGGTTAAGTGCGGGCATGCAACTCCACGGGTTCCTGCGGCTGCGGATCGATCAATTCAACCTCGCCGTTGGCGAGCCGCCTGAGCACCTGCAATTTGTTCGACGCCTCGTTGACGAAGACGACAATCGCCGATGGATGCGCGCCCAGCTTCATCACCGCGTCGTCCAAACGAAGGATGGGGGCGGCTGAGCGCACTGTCTTGACATCAACCGATTGAGCCAGTGGTGTGCGCTCCCTCGGTCTCAATGTTTTCTTCTGGGAGCCGGATTTATGGTCGACCAACCGTTCTTTTCGCTTCCGAATCTGACTTCCGATCTTATCGACCAGTTGATCAATGGACGCGTACATTTCCTCGGTCGAGACCTTGGCCTGAATCGCCTTCCCGTTGAGCATGCAGGTCGCTTCCGCGGTATGTCGGAATTTTTCAACGCCGACAACGACCTGAATATTGCTCAACTTGACGCCGAACCGCTCCAGTCGCTTCAGCTTGGTCTCCACGTACCGCCTGAGCGCGGCAGTGATTTCAACATGTCTCCCGGTCAGTAGCACTTGCATCGTTCCCCCTCATGCTCCCCATGCTGTTGCCAGCTTACATTTGTTGACAGTCCCTCTTCATCGTCTTTCAGATCCGCTCCACGAGAGGTACGGGTGTTCGACACGACGCCCTACTTCACACACCACAGGCCTTTATCTTGCTTCAAAAACTGATCGATGATGGCTACAGACGAGTCTTAGAAGAAGCGCTTGCGCTGGTTGGCGGACGGAATATGCTCTTCCGCTCGGTATTTCGCCACGGTCCGGCGTGCGATGATGATGTTTTGGTTCCGCAACCGGGCCGCAATCTCCTCATCCTTCAAGGGGCGGGTCGGATCTTCCTCCGCCACCATTTTTCGAATCATCTCACGGACGGTGACGGAAGACAACATATCGGTCGGCTGGTCGGCCCGCTGGAGGCCGGCGTTGAAAAAGAACTTCAGCTCCAACATGCCTTGTGGGCAATACATATATTTGTTGGCTGTCACGCGACTAATCGTCGATTCGTGCATGCCGATGTCCTCGGCCACTTGCTTCAACACCAGCGGCTTCAGATACTGGACCCCGTGCTCGAAAAACCGTTGCTGAAACTTGACGATGCTGGAAACGACCTTCACGATCGTCTTGTTACGCTGCTCAATGCTGCGGATGACCCACTGCGCGGCGCGCAATTTCTCGTCCAGATACGCCTTGGTCTCCGGAGAGTGCCCGCCGGCCATCAATTGCTTGTAATAGGGACTGATCCTCATGCGAGGAAGTCCGTCGTCGTTGAGCAGGACCACCCACTCACCCTCGTTCTTGACCACGAAGACGTCGGGTACAATCGCATAGTTCTGGGTGTTCGCGAAGGGTCGTCCGGGCTTCGGTTCCAGGCCTTCGATAATTTTCGTCGCTCGGCACACTTCCTCAACCGAGACATTGAGCCCTTTCGCGATGCGCCCGTATTGTTTCTTCTCTAAGTCCTTCAGATGATGCTGAATGATCGCCTCGACCACCGATCCTCTCAACGCGCCGGGTCTTGCTCCGATCGACCCGATCGGGCTGCGACCGAGATAGCCCAATTGAAGCAGAAGACATTCCGACAAGTCGCGGGCGCCGACACCGCTGGGATCGAACGTCTGGATCACCTTCAACACCGATTCCGCTTCCTCGACGGAAAAACCGGTGCCTTCTACGACTTCGGCCAGCGGGACCCGCAGATAGCCGTCGTCGTCGATATTCCCGACGATCACCCGCCCGATGGCCTTTTCGCGGTCGGACAGACCGCAGAGTGAAAGTTGCCACAGCAGATGATCTTCCAGCGAAGTCGCCTTGGCGACCGTCTGATCATAGGACGGAAACTCATCCTGAACCGAGGAGGGATATTCCGTATCGCCGGCACGGCGATCGCTGTCGAAGTAATCCTCCCATCCCGCCGCCGAGAGATCCTCGGGACTCTCGGCTTCCCCCGAGGAACCCTCGTCATCGGTACCGCTTCGGCTTGGCGATTGCGGATAGTCGGTTCCGTCCACGGCGGCTTCGTCGGACCCGGCCTGGTCGCTTTCTTCGGACTCGGCGGGCACCTCTTCCAGCAAAGGATTTTCCATCAGGTGCTGGGCTAAACTCTGCTGAAGCTCCAGTCGGGAAAGCTGCAGCAGCTTGATCGCCTGCTGCAACTGGGGGGTCATGATGAGCTTCTGGCTGAGCCGAAGATCAAGCCGCAGTTTCATGTCGCTATCCTCGCGCCATCTCCCGTCAGAGCCGGAACCGCTCGCCCAAGTAGACCGCGCGCGCCGTCGTGCTGTTCACGATGACCTCTGGAGATCCGGCTTCCAGGATCTGCCCCTCATTGATGATGTAGGCCCGATCCGTAATCGACAACGTTTCCTGCACATTATGGTCGGTGATCAAGATCCCGATGTGTTTCTGTTTCAGGCGCGTGATGATCTGCTGGATATCCGCGACGGCGATCGGATCGATACCCGCGAACGGTTCGTCGAGCAGCAAGAAGAGCGGTTGCGTCGCCAAAGCCCTGGTAATCTCCAGCCGGCGCCGCTCTCCTCCCGAAAGAGAGTAGGCTTTACTTGTTCGAAGATGGGTTAGTTCCAGCTCGCCCAGCAGCGCGTCCACACGCTGTTCGCGTTCAGACGCTCCAAGGTCCATCATTTCCAGAATCGCCAAGATGTTTTCTTCGACCGTGAGGCGGCGAAAGACCGATGATTCCTGTGGGAGATATCCGATCCCCTTCCGCGCCCGCTTATACATCGGAAGGTCCGTGATCGCCTCGCCGTTCAAGTGAATATCGCCGGAGTCCGGCTGACAAAGCCCCACCATCATGTCGAAAATGGTGGTCTTGCCGGCTCCGTTCGGTCCAAGCAAGCCGACCACCTCGCCGGCCCGAACCTCCAACGAGACTCCTTTCACGACGGTTCTCCCTTTAAAGCTTTTCACCAGCCCGGTCGCCGACAGAAGCTCGCCCGCCTCGCGAGGAGTCACTGCAGGCTCAGCCTTGGAGTTGGTCAACGCACAGGCATCCAGCACTATTGCTCTCCCGTTTCGCCTTCGATCGTCACGTGAGAACCGCCTTCGACGACGCTTCGATCCTCGGCCAGAAACATCGTGATCCGTTTTCCGCTGACTCGCGTTCCTTTCTGCCAGGCTACCGGGTCTCCGGTCAACACAATCTTTTCCTCGTCCTGATAATAGACCGCTTTTTGGCAGGTAGCTCTGCCCCCATCTTTTTCGATCTTGACCCGCCCGGTTGCCTCGATCATGCTGACCGAGCGGTTCGACACGGAAGGTATGGCCTCGCGCTTCTGACCGGACGGTTCCGCTCGCGCTTCTTCGGATTTCTCTTTTCCATCCGTCTCGGCTGGTCGAAACGACACGACCATACGATCAGAATGAACCACGAGAGAACCTTTGATCAGCACCACGGCGCCTTCGAAAATGGCCTTGCTGTCCTGGTTGCGGACGGTCATTTTC comes from the Nitrospirota bacterium genome and includes:
- a CDS encoding PilN domain-containing protein; its protein translation is MIRINLLQGPKGRKPKQQWDVRAEALLAIGALVITLAGCWWYSSSLDDEIERHQTEKQEKEKQLALLKEQLKQVEDFEAKKKLLEDKNRIIEQLEKSRSGPVRVLDYVSQSLEPLKVWLVRLSVQGNNVELEGRALSNDDIVEFVNNLRRTDYFANIRLLESRSAQESKINVYQFKLGFALKG
- the pilM gene encoding type IV pilus assembly protein PilM; translation: MLGSFKSLLETDVFSMFSPKRQLVGLDIGSSGIKLVQLKENRGRYVLQKFGVRALEPEVIVDGTVMDEARVVSAIKELMEENNVKLKNVAISISGHAVIIKKITLPPMPEEELEEQVKLAAEQYIPFDINEVNLDFHVLNPSEVGDDAEPQMSIILVAAKKDKVNELTELVKGAGLIPVVMDVDAFAVENMHAINYPVAQEDTTTLVNLGASVMNVNIVKGGTSLFTRDIPLGGNRYTEAIQREMGMSYEDAEEAKKGRRVEGSDRQTIVSVIDSVNAEVASEIARTVDYFRTTSPEGDIDRVLLCGGGAKVTGLLQQLRDRMHIEVEIANPFNEIDTSVSGVDPEALEELAPLAAVGVGLALRMVGDR
- a CDS encoding MerR family transcriptional regulator encodes the protein MKKSKTVSKNKKKWYKTNQICDLFDVSRATLFRWEREGLISGPPRDWRNWRLYTPENVKEIKKVIRARKVVL
- the rapZ gene encoding RNase adapter RapZ, whose amino-acid sequence is MPALNLVIISGLSGSGKTHALKFFEDTGYFCVDNLPAALLPTFVDLCNQQGGEIKNVALGIDIRERVFFSDLMGILDRIKALGHSIELVFLEAREEVLVRRFSESRRPHPLLPHLPVLEGVRFEKERMTELRRQADRIIDTSDLTVHELKDLLARQFKREDGPHRLTISLVTFGFKFGVPYDIDLLFDVRFLRNPFFVPDLKPLTGEDSRVRTYVLNDPDAIAFLGLVEGMLKFLIPLFERERRSYLTIAFGCTGGRHRSVALAIRLRDSLVGMGHEVTLVHRDLHKS
- the raiA gene encoding ribosome-associated translation inhibitor RaiA → MQVLLTGRHVEITAALRRYVETKLKRLERFGVKLSNIQVVVGVEKFRHTAEATCMLNGKAIQAKVSTEEMYASIDQLVDKIGSQIRKRKERLVDHKSGSQKKTLRPRERTPLAQSVDVKTVRSAAPILRLDDAVMKLGAHPSAIVVFVNEASNKLQVLRRLANGEVELIDPQPQEPVELHART
- the rpoN gene encoding RNA polymerase factor sigma-54; its protein translation is MKLRLDLRLSQKLIMTPQLQQAIKLLQLSRLELQQSLAQHLMENPLLEEVPAESEESDQAGSDEAAVDGTDYPQSPSRSGTDDEGSSGEAESPEDLSAAGWEDYFDSDRRAGDTEYPSSVQDEFPSYDQTVAKATSLEDHLLWQLSLCGLSDREKAIGRVIVGNIDDDGYLRVPLAEVVEGTGFSVEEAESVLKVIQTFDPSGVGARDLSECLLLQLGYLGRSPIGSIGARPGALRGSVVEAIIQHHLKDLEKKQYGRIAKGLNVSVEEVCRATKIIEGLEPKPGRPFANTQNYAIVPDVFVVKNEGEWVVLLNDDGLPRMRISPYYKQLMAGGHSPETKAYLDEKLRAAQWVIRSIEQRNKTIVKVVSSIVKFQQRFFEHGVQYLKPLVLKQVAEDIGMHESTISRVTANKYMYCPQGMLELKFFFNAGLQRADQPTDMLSSVTVREMIRKMVAEEDPTRPLKDEEIAARLRNQNIIIARRTVAKYRAEEHIPSANQRKRFF
- the lptB gene encoding LPS export ABC transporter ATP-binding protein, giving the protein MTPREAGELLSATGLVKSFKGRTVVKGVSLEVRAGEVVGLLGPNGAGKTTIFDMMVGLCQPDSGDIHLNGEAITDLPMYKRARKGIGYLPQESSVFRRLTVEENILAILEMMDLGASEREQRVDALLGELELTHLRTSKAYSLSGGERRRLEITRALATQPLFLLLDEPFAGIDPIAVADIQQIITRLKQKHIGILITDHNVQETLSITDRAYIINEGQILEAGSPEVIVNSTTARAVYLGERFRL
- a CDS encoding LptA/OstA family protein; the protein is MSRWIFITLISVLGLWPAGRAYSSELREAKAAYSSNASTTITAQKMTVRNQDSKAIFEGAVVLIKGSLVVHSDRMVVSFRPAETDGKEKSEEARAEPSGQKREAIPSVSNRSVSMIEATGRVKIEKDGGRATCQKAVYYQDEEKIVLTGDPVAWQKGTRVSGKRITMFLAEDRSVVEGGSHVTIEGETGEQ